From the Ignavibacteriales bacterium genome, one window contains:
- a CDS encoding DUF3987 domain-containing protein, with the protein MEYLDSISISPTEYLLAGTLAALSGAVGKNVFFDITKSIRVYLNTWVILIGKSTIMKKTTAINYCKEELQRIENKSYSDFKKRFDEYEKEISDLKENKKKITIPKPTREYNLIPQDATIESLCNILSVSKRGLLIHSEFGSFLSQFNKSYNADGKQFFTNLFDVPEWYEVSRVTKENTILERPYLSILAASTIDWVQEFSSETDLRSGFFARFLYVIRNIPDKEYIPLLKLKELTKRSENYIDTRGIFDFLVNISEEKPLEISKDAAEIFILYDIQSYKELLNSDNENEVSFKARLLIHTLKFAGLIALSDKSFTISKDNVQDAINLSECLFKPNIEKLLNSELKQDEFTRKQDHVIRIIKNRSGQLSRSDLLNNAGYKAKELDEIISNLIQKEKIEETYLENPKNKKKAKCYRLKVVH; encoded by the coding sequence GTGGAATATCTTGATTCAATTTCTATCAGTCCAACGGAGTATTTATTAGCAGGCACTTTAGCAGCATTAAGCGGAGCTGTTGGCAAAAATGTTTTTTTTGATATTACTAAATCAATAAGAGTTTATTTAAATACGTGGGTTATATTAATTGGCAAATCCACAATAATGAAAAAGACCACTGCAATAAATTATTGTAAAGAGGAACTGCAGAGAATTGAAAATAAATCTTATTCAGATTTTAAGAAAAGATTTGATGAATATGAAAAAGAAATTTCCGATTTGAAGGAAAATAAAAAGAAGATCACCATTCCAAAACCTACTAGGGAATATAATTTAATACCTCAAGATGCAACTATTGAAAGTTTGTGTAATATTTTATCGGTTTCTAAAAGAGGTCTTTTAATACATAGTGAATTCGGTTCATTCCTTAGTCAATTTAATAAAAGTTATAATGCGGATGGAAAACAATTTTTTACAAATTTATTTGATGTTCCTGAATGGTATGAAGTAAGCAGAGTTACAAAAGAAAATACAATTTTAGAACGGCCTTATCTTTCAATATTAGCAGCAAGCACAATCGATTGGGTACAAGAGTTTAGTAGTGAAACCGATTTAAGAAGCGGTTTCTTTGCAAGGTTTCTTTATGTAATAAGGAATATACCAGATAAAGAATATATTCCACTTTTAAAGTTAAAGGAACTTACTAAACGATCGGAAAATTATATTGACACCAGGGGAATATTTGATTTCCTGGTTAATATATCTGAAGAAAAACCTCTTGAAATTTCTAAGGATGCTGCTGAAATATTTATTTTATATGACATTCAAAGTTATAAAGAACTATTAAATTCGGATAATGAAAACGAAGTTTCCTTTAAGGCAAGATTGCTTATTCACACGTTAAAATTTGCCGGTCTTATTGCATTATCTGATAAGAGTTTTACAATTTCAAAAGATAATGTTCAAGATGCGATTAATCTAAGTGAGTGCCTTTTCAAACCAAATATAGAAAAGCTTTTAAATAGTGAATTAAAGCAAGATGAATTCACTAGGAAACAAGATCACGTTATAAGAATAATCAAAAATAGAAGTGGCCAATTAAGCAGATCGGACTTATTAAATAATGCGGGTTACAAAGCAAAAGAATTAGATGAAATAATTTCTAATCTTATTCAGAAAGAAAAGATTGAAGAAACATATTTGGAAAACCCTAAGAACAAAAAGAAAGCTAAGTGTTATAGGCTTAAGGTAGTACATTAA
- a CDS encoding toprim domain-containing protein → MYNQIEEIKYRLTFLYLLDRLGIKIHTGNFIFSIYKTEKTPSLKIYPSSNSFYCYATNKGGDIITFYADYHNTDKKQAIKELASICGINSDQNIIHTKNDFKKVPEAKENYKLLKSEKEFFEERASILECENQISRNDSEVLAIREILQKRKEIQKKVFTAIFNFSNTIGFEERAHKYLTSKERGLNEASIKHFKLFTIHSVKELIEYLKNNFSRDEIIISGLFSKKYFLFTKHRIIIPYIENNEIVYLRGRYFFEGQSKPEKIGKYIGCNNWSLALTPKRFYNIDLLSSIKPFESLVITEGEFDCIISQQNKINSIAIAGVSNFPKNQIDLLKNYDLYLALDNDEAGNKALEEISSLLNKPVKAIKLKIHKDLTELFSGKN, encoded by the coding sequence ATGTATAATCAGATAGAAGAAATAAAATATAGGTTGACTTTCCTTTATTTGTTAGATCGGTTAGGTATTAAAATCCATACGGGAAATTTTATATTTAGTATCTATAAAACAGAAAAGACACCTTCATTAAAAATTTATCCTAGTTCAAATTCCTTCTATTGTTATGCAACTAATAAGGGTGGGGATATTATAACTTTTTACGCGGATTATCATAACACAGATAAAAAACAAGCTATAAAAGAACTTGCTTCAATTTGTGGTATAAATTCAGATCAAAATATTATCCATACAAAAAATGATTTTAAAAAAGTACCTGAAGCAAAAGAAAATTATAAACTCTTGAAAAGTGAAAAAGAGTTTTTTGAAGAAAGGGCTTCAATACTTGAATGTGAAAATCAGATTAGTAGAAATGATTCTGAAGTTTTGGCAATACGTGAAATACTTCAGAAAAGAAAAGAGATCCAAAAAAAAGTCTTTACAGCGATTTTTAATTTTTCTAATACTATTGGATTTGAAGAAAGAGCGCATAAATATTTAACATCAAAGGAACGCGGTTTAAATGAAGCAAGCATTAAACATTTTAAATTATTTACAATCCATAGTGTAAAGGAACTGATAGAATATTTAAAAAATAATTTCAGTAGAGATGAAATTATTATTTCCGGTCTTTTCTCTAAAAAGTATTTCCTATTTACAAAGCATAGAATAATTATCCCATACATAGAGAATAATGAAATAGTTTATTTAAGAGGACGTTATTTTTTTGAAGGGCAATCAAAACCGGAAAAGATAGGGAAATATATAGGTTGTAATAATTGGAGTTTAGCACTAACACCAAAACGATTTTATAATATTGATCTACTTTCTTCAATAAAACCTTTTGAATCTTTAGTTATAACTGAGGGTGAATTCGATTGTATTATTTCACAGCAAAATAAAATCAATTCAATAGCTATAGCAGGCGTTTCTAACTTTCCTAAAAATCAGATTGATTTATTAAAGAACTATGATTTGTACTTAGCATTAGATAATGACGAAGCTGGAAATAAAGCATTAGAAGAAATTTCTTCTTTACTCAATAAACCAGTAAAAGCAATAAAATTAAAAATCCATAAAGATTTAACGGAGTTATTCAGTGGGAAAAATTGA
- a CDS encoding phage tail protein — MARYSLEILGKDLKEASIEALNRAATTAVSKMSSKIREHFSFTKTKLDEHFEIVSKAVDGKPFVIVKIKGGGSGLIHFKAEQFGKPGRTKKGKTGKASSGVKATVVRGKRQLFRSPERASFIQQVKGNEQVFIRTSEKNAAGKERIAKLFGLSVISLIGAKSGENIARKTLEDTFIKAFEKRFADNIKRKFKY, encoded by the coding sequence ATGGCTAGATATAGTTTAGAAATATTGGGTAAAGATTTGAAAGAGGCTAGCATAGAAGCATTAAACAGGGCTGCTACAACTGCAGTAAGTAAAATGTCATCCAAGATTAGAGAACATTTTAGTTTTACTAAGACAAAACTTGATGAGCATTTTGAAATAGTATCAAAGGCGGTTGATGGAAAACCGTTTGTTATTGTCAAAATAAAGGGTGGAGGATCTGGTTTGATTCATTTTAAGGCTGAGCAGTTTGGTAAACCAGGCAGAACTAAGAAGGGCAAGACTGGTAAAGCAAGCTCAGGTGTTAAAGCTACAGTTGTTAGAGGAAAGAGGCAATTATTCAGATCACCTGAGCGTGCTTCGTTTATTCAACAAGTAAAAGGTAATGAGCAGGTTTTTATCCGAACCAGTGAAAAGAATGCAGCAGGCAAAGAACGAATTGCAAAATTATTTGGATTAAGCGTTATAAGTCTTATTGGTGCAAAAAGCGGAGAGAACATCGCAAGGAAAACACTAGAAGATACTTTTATAAAAGCATTTGAGAAAAGATTCGCTGATAATATTAAGCGGAAATTTAAATATTAA
- a CDS encoding tyrosine-type recombinase/integrase, giving the protein MNGYDLDSIIEFIKVIKTEKLKVTLLAAFQQYNTNVLPAKSKSYQRNISSVQKYFQKFLIQDLPLHFITKQIAQRFINSFFERGKEYQGLLCYRILKAIFNQFIEWDLILKNPFCFKQPKAKRNLPTFLTEDEFNLFISFVDNFLLKDFYTLLFYTGLRCGEATNLQLSDIDLTNRIIHIRNKENYSTKSKKERIIPLNDFAFNILVKRIPKIHHLNFNQFVFYRIASDVPLTVDYVSKQFKKCVRISGLNPQLHLHSLRHSFCSNLVNKNVSLFVIGKLAGHSSAKTTEIYSHLVNSSLRIAVDLLGNNSSINQKIMEV; this is encoded by the coding sequence ATGAACGGATATGATTTAGATAGTATTATTGAGTTTATAAAAGTTATTAAAACTGAAAAGCTGAAGGTTACTTTATTAGCAGCATTTCAGCAATATAATACTAATGTACTACCTGCCAAATCAAAGTCTTATCAAAGAAATATTAGTTCGGTACAAAAGTATTTTCAAAAATTTTTAATTCAAGATTTACCACTTCATTTTATTACTAAGCAGATAGCACAAAGATTTATTAATTCATTCTTTGAACGGGGGAAGGAATATCAAGGGCTTTTATGTTATAGGATTTTAAAAGCAATCTTCAATCAGTTTATTGAATGGGACTTGATTTTGAAAAATCCATTTTGTTTTAAACAACCAAAAGCAAAAAGAAATCTGCCAACGTTCTTAACTGAAGATGAATTTAATTTATTCATTTCGTTTGTTGATAATTTTCTCTTGAAAGATTTTTACACCTTGCTTTTTTATACTGGATTAAGATGTGGCGAAGCTACTAACCTTCAGCTCTCCGATATAGATTTGACTAATAGAATTATACACATTCGGAACAAAGAAAACTATTCCACCAAGTCCAAGAAAGAAAGAATCATTCCCTTGAATGATTTTGCTTTCAATATTCTGGTTAAAAGAATTCCTAAGATTCACCACCTTAATTTTAATCAATTTGTTTTTTATAGGATAGCTTCAGATGTTCCTTTAACTGTTGATTATGTATCAAAACAATTTAAGAAATGTGTTAGAATATCGGGACTAAATCCACAGCTACACCTTCACAGCTTGCGTCATTCGTTTTGTTCAAACCTGGTTAATAAAAATGTTTCTCTTTTTGTAATTGGGAAGCTTGCCGGTCATTCTTCAGCCAAAACAACTGAAATTTATTCTCATCTGGTTAATAGTTCTTTGCGGATCGCTGTTGATTTGCTGGGTAATAATTCATCAATCAATCAAAAAATAATGGAGGTCTAA
- a CDS encoding tyrosine-type recombinase/integrase yields the protein MYLIKNKLSPYYQVIYLNGEKRTKISTKAIYKNDALKFLNEFENKITKKKLKPVIHLKTFQDEYVESISMVKSKAYIRSIKLSLKMLIDFIGNIELQKIDKRIIEKFISITFQRSESGASLYYRTLKAAFNNAECWGYIEYNPFKKFKPPKAKRNLPTFLTEDEFNLFISFVDNPLLKDFYTLLFYTGLRCGEAINLQLSDIDLTNRILHIRNKENFSTKSRKERIIPLNEIIFSIFLKKIPKIHHLNFNQYVFYRISSDVPLTVDYVSKQFKKCVRISGLNPQLHLHSLRHSFCSNLVNKNVSLFTVQQLAGHSSSKTTEIYSHMVNSSLRIAVDLLGNNLSIDQKIMEV from the coding sequence ATGTATCTAATCAAAAATAAGCTTTCCCCTTATTACCAGGTTATCTATTTGAACGGTGAAAAAAGAACTAAGATTTCCACAAAAGCAATTTATAAAAATGATGCTTTAAAATTCCTCAATGAATTTGAGAATAAGATCACTAAAAAAAAGTTGAAACCAGTAATTCATCTAAAAACATTTCAAGATGAATATGTAGAGTCTATTTCAATGGTAAAAAGTAAGGCTTATATTCGGTCTATCAAGCTATCATTAAAAATGTTAATTGATTTTATTGGAAATATTGAACTACAAAAAATTGATAAAAGAATAATAGAGAAATTTATTTCAATCACTTTTCAAAGATCGGAAAGCGGAGCTTCATTATATTATCGTACATTGAAAGCAGCGTTTAATAATGCTGAATGCTGGGGATATATAGAATACAATCCATTCAAGAAATTTAAACCACCAAAAGCAAAAAGAAATTTGCCAACGTTCTTAACGGAAGATGAATTTAATTTATTCATTTCGTTTGTTGATAATCCTCTCTTGAAAGATTTTTACACCTTGCTTTTTTATACTGGATTAAGATGTGGCGAAGCTATTAACCTTCAGCTCTCCGATATCGATTTGACTAATCGGATTTTACATATTCGGAATAAAGAAAACTTTTCCACCAAGTCCAGGAAAGAAAGAATCATTCCCTTGAATGAAATTATTTTTAGTATCTTTCTTAAAAAAATTCCTAAGATTCACCACCTTAATTTTAATCAATATGTTTTTTATAGGATATCTTCCGATGTTCCTTTAACTGTTGATTATGTATCAAAACAATTTAAGAAATGTGTTAGAATATCGGGACTAAATCCACAGCTACATTTACACAGTTTAAGGCATTCGTTTTGTTCAAACCTGGTTAATAAAAATGTTTCTCTTTTTACAGTTCAACAGCTTGCCGGTCATAGTTCTAGTAAAACAACTGAAATTTATTCCCATATGGTTAATAGTTCTTTACGGATCGCTGTTGATTTGCTAGGAAATAATTTATCAATCGATCAAAAAATAATGGAGGTCTAA
- a CDS encoding TonB-dependent receptor, with product MKKILYASLFLIIIIGSLSFAQQTGTLRGVIVDSTNGETLAYVTIYVEETKQGIVADLNGNFTLPAIPAIANLTLKVSHVGYETKQIHFNITANKITQLTIELNPRTAQLQEIETIGKRISRQKETDIGLQRITIKELELLPKSVETDIMRSLQLLPGVKSSGDVSARYYVRGGSSDQNLILLNGVSVYNPFHAMGLFSVIDPEMINVVEFYKGGYTAEFGDRLSSVLNLVTKNGNRNRFAGSANLSFLTGKASVEGPIPNGSFIITGRKSLFDNVLKKFLNYKDAPFDFHDLSFKANYVTTDEKRITKVSLFGFNSGDKLKNENKLREDFSWSNNLFGATWFQAWESPLYSELTLSYSNFRAEVLPNESSALPRRNKVDDITLKMDFNYIYDSRDELRVGYSVKSFNSEYSFVNLRNAKTNISDFGANISIYGKYRLLRFDKFIADAGTRINAASLAVNNKTLFEPRVSIKYNMNPLISLKAAWGIYSQEMVTLSDDNDIISLFEPWIIVPDYLRTPSAVHYVIGADINITENLMLNIEGYYKLLHNITELNKDKVDAEDPDLVSISGESYGWEFMLNYLDQKINATVSYTLSWAYKNLNNWIYYPRYDSRHQVTVNLSYDLGSRWNASAIWTLSTGQPFTQIEGFYDKLYFKDLFSMWFILENYEPFTILADKNLGRLPYYHRLDLSVSKKFRLFFSDLSLSFSIINVYDRKNLFYLERKTGRRVNMLPFLPTASIRIDL from the coding sequence ATGAAAAAAATTCTCTATGCTTCGCTTTTCTTAATCATAATTATTGGCAGCCTATCCTTTGCCCAGCAAACGGGTACTCTCCGTGGAGTTATTGTCGATTCAACCAATGGAGAGACTCTTGCTTATGTGACTATTTATGTTGAAGAAACCAAACAGGGAATTGTTGCAGATCTTAACGGTAACTTTACATTACCGGCAATTCCAGCAATTGCAAATCTTACTTTGAAAGTATCCCACGTTGGATATGAAACAAAACAAATCCATTTTAATATTACAGCAAATAAAATTACACAGCTTACAATAGAATTAAATCCACGTACAGCACAACTGCAGGAAATTGAAACCATAGGTAAAAGAATCTCCCGACAAAAGGAAACGGACATTGGTCTGCAGCGAATAACAATTAAAGAGCTTGAGCTTTTGCCTAAAAGTGTGGAAACTGACATTATGCGTTCACTGCAATTACTGCCAGGTGTAAAATCTTCCGGAGATGTTTCTGCAAGATATTATGTACGCGGTGGTTCAAGTGATCAGAACCTGATTCTACTTAACGGTGTTTCAGTTTATAATCCTTTTCATGCAATGGGATTATTCAGCGTAATTGATCCCGAAATGATTAACGTAGTTGAGTTTTACAAAGGCGGCTATACAGCCGAGTTTGGGGACAGGTTATCATCGGTACTTAATCTTGTAACAAAAAACGGTAACCGAAACAGGTTTGCTGGTTCTGCCAACTTAAGCTTTCTTACAGGCAAAGCTTCTGTTGAAGGTCCAATCCCGAATGGATCTTTCATAATAACAGGGAGAAAAAGTTTATTTGATAACGTGCTTAAAAAATTCCTTAACTATAAAGATGCTCCATTCGATTTTCACGATCTTTCATTCAAAGCTAACTATGTAACAACCGATGAGAAGAGAATAACAAAAGTATCGCTGTTCGGATTTAACAGCGGAGATAAGCTAAAGAATGAAAACAAGCTGCGGGAAGATTTTAGCTGGTCGAACAATCTTTTTGGCGCAACATGGTTTCAAGCTTGGGAAAGTCCGCTTTACTCTGAACTTACTTTATCATACAGCAATTTCAGGGCAGAAGTGTTACCCAATGAGAGCAGCGCACTTCCACGCCGCAACAAAGTTGATGATATAACATTGAAGATGGACTTCAATTATATTTACGATAGCCGTGATGAGCTGCGTGTTGGTTATTCTGTTAAATCATTTAACTCCGAATACAGCTTTGTTAATTTGAGAAATGCAAAGACAAACATTTCGGATTTTGGTGCGAACATTTCTATTTATGGAAAGTACAGGCTGCTGAGATTCGATAAATTTATTGCCGATGCAGGGACAAGAATAAATGCTGCTTCGCTTGCTGTGAATAATAAGACTCTGTTTGAGCCGCGTGTAAGCATTAAGTACAATATGAATCCTCTAATATCACTTAAAGCAGCATGGGGAATTTACTCGCAGGAAATGGTAACACTCTCTGATGACAATGATATTATCTCATTATTCGAGCCTTGGATTATTGTTCCCGATTATCTTCGCACGCCATCGGCAGTGCATTATGTAATAGGTGCAGACATCAACATAACAGAAAACCTGATGCTGAATATTGAGGGTTATTACAAATTACTCCACAACATTACCGAGCTAAATAAAGATAAAGTTGATGCAGAAGATCCGGACCTTGTAAGCATAAGCGGGGAATCATACGGCTGGGAATTTATGCTCAACTATCTTGATCAAAAAATTAACGCAACTGTTTCGTACACGTTAAGCTGGGCATATAAAAATCTTAATAACTGGATTTATTATCCACGGTATGATTCACGCCACCAGGTTACAGTTAATTTAAGCTATGATCTTGGCAGCAGGTGGAATGCAAGTGCAATATGGACGCTCAGCACTGGTCAGCCGTTTACTCAGATAGAAGGATTCTATGACAAGCTTTATTTCAAAGATCTCTTCTCGATGTGGTTCATTCTTGAAAACTATGAACCATTTACAATACTGGCTGATAAAAATCTGGGCAGGCTTCCATATTATCACAGGCTCGATCTCAGCGTATCGAAAAAATTCAGATTATTTTTTTCTGATCTGTCATTAAGCTTCAGCATAATAAATGTATATGACAGGAAGAACTTATTTTATCTTGAGAGAAAAACTGGCAGGCGTGTAAACATGCTTCCCTTTCTGCCCACAGCATCTATACGAATAGACTTATAA
- a CDS encoding PEGA domain-containing protein produces MRNRAVLDRNRLISFHFFDYFLNICKMFTGFQRYSIKNIALFIATGLLGFVISCNKEVNISQPEPQPNSGFIFIESKPQGARIYLNGLNTGRNTPDSITWLDSGYYKILLRLPGWKDSLINVFLTVNERKYINLDFTVSPAMLGTIYCTSTPPGVNIIFNDSILGRTTPDYISGLLPGRYKIKYNKINYLNDSVYVNVESQKVTEAHIDMVDTIMMVIYNTHNSNIPTNSVLSIATDKNNLKWIGTDGAGLCTYDGVKFTTYNNSNSLLPDNRIASIYIDGQDNKWIGTTSGGLVKISGSAWILYNSTNTTLPEMTIVKITGDNTGKIWIGTWGNGLISFDGVNSTIYNQQNTGLPINIVNDVAIDNENTVYAATNFGIAKYSGNTWDFYDNNDGCPKQAIALVCNYNNDLYASFKTDDNEAAMGMTSFAYLSENTWTFLSSHSINFFSRDRHNLIWFGTLSSFGYVERRRIRDEWGYYNSTFPEDVPLSIADDKGNLHWIGTRVSGLVKLKR; encoded by the coding sequence ATGAGAAATAGAGCGGTGCTGGACAGAAACAGACTTATATCTTTTCATTTCTTTGATTATTTCTTAAATATTTGTAAAATGTTTACGGGATTTCAAAGGTATTCAATTAAAAATATTGCCCTCTTTATAGCAACAGGTTTGCTCGGGTTTGTTATTTCCTGCAATAAAGAAGTAAACATAAGCCAACCAGAGCCACAACCTAATTCAGGATTCATCTTTATCGAATCTAAGCCGCAAGGTGCAAGAATATATTTAAATGGTTTGAATACCGGAAGGAACACACCTGATAGTATTACCTGGCTTGATAGCGGTTATTATAAAATTCTTCTACGTCTGCCTGGCTGGAAAGATTCCTTGATAAATGTTTTTCTTACTGTTAATGAAAGGAAATATATAAACCTTGATTTTACTGTAAGTCCCGCCATGCTGGGTACTATCTATTGCACAAGTACACCTCCAGGAGTAAATATAATTTTTAACGATAGCATTCTTGGCAGAACTACACCAGATTATATTTCAGGATTGCTTCCAGGGCGATATAAAATAAAGTATAACAAAATAAATTATCTTAATGACAGCGTCTATGTAAATGTTGAGAGTCAAAAAGTAACAGAAGCTCATATTGATATGGTCGATACTATAATGATGGTTATTTATAATACTCATAATTCAAACATTCCTACCAACAGTGTTCTTTCTATTGCGACAGATAAAAATAATTTGAAATGGATTGGTACAGACGGGGCAGGATTGTGTACTTATGATGGAGTGAAGTTTACTACATATAATAATTCAAATTCACTTCTGCCGGACAATCGTATAGCATCAATTTACATTGATGGGCAGGATAACAAATGGATAGGTACCACGAGCGGAGGATTAGTTAAAATCTCCGGATCAGCGTGGATATTATATAACTCAACAAATACTACTTTACCCGAAATGACTATTGTGAAAATTACAGGGGATAATACAGGTAAAATATGGATTGGAACTTGGGGAAATGGATTGATATCATTTGATGGAGTAAACTCTACTATTTATAATCAACAGAATACCGGCTTACCCATTAATATAGTAAATGATGTTGCTATCGATAATGAAAACACGGTATATGCTGCAACAAATTTTGGTATAGCAAAATACAGCGGAAATACATGGGATTTTTATGATAATAATGACGGCTGCCCGAAACAGGCAATTGCATTAGTATGTAATTATAATAATGATCTATATGCGTCTTTCAAAACAGATGATAATGAAGCGGCAATGGGTATGACAAGCTTTGCATATTTATCAGAGAACACCTGGACGTTCTTATCATCACATAGTATTAATTTTTTTTCTCGTGACAGACATAATTTAATCTGGTTTGGAACGCTCAGTTCTTTTGGTTATGTAGAAAGGCGGAGAATAAGAGATGAATGGGGTTACTATAATTCCACTTTTCCAGAAGATGTACCTCTTTCAATAGCCGATGATAAAGGTAATTTACATTGGATAGGTACACGGGTAAGTGGACTAGTAAAACTAAAGAGATAA
- a CDS encoding T9SS type A sorting domain-containing protein, with protein sequence MCSIKILSLILLIPVFCYPQGFLEDAEFETGKIGVQVNEFGRIRIHGPKIDNKTQIDRASWLISVNRNNVFDYMNDALPLKSFQLADPPLKSGYEIVGSIYSSNPPIVVEMSVYGWWAEAYSIIKMSVINNADNNIATYIGLEIIPKTESEYGNESVRVNNGNKLIEIFKKEYVAFKFFKERGGFTMHFNDWYYNYFEGDTTLYDWLTNTKHDTLYKATVTGSILTFGIPGGTIKAYESTTVYLAVAYGRSRTEVEENIAKAELSYQTITEVKNGEEFADSFSLMQNFPNPFNSSTRITFTLIDRTYIKLKVFNSIGQEIETLVNATLDKGFHTVEFNAENLPSGVYFYSIQTEENTALKKMILLR encoded by the coding sequence ATGTGTTCAATAAAAATATTATCCTTAATTCTTCTAATCCCTGTATTCTGTTATCCGCAAGGATTTTTAGAAGATGCAGAATTTGAGACGGGTAAAATAGGTGTGCAGGTAAATGAATTTGGAAGGATAAGAATACACGGACCTAAGATAGATAATAAAACGCAAATTGATAGAGCTTCCTGGTTAATTAGCGTAAACAGAAATAACGTTTTTGATTATATGAACGATGCTCTTCCATTAAAGTCATTTCAATTGGCTGATCCTCCATTGAAATCAGGTTATGAAATTGTAGGTTCAATTTATTCATCTAACCCACCGATTGTTGTGGAGATGAGCGTTTATGGCTGGTGGGCTGAAGCTTATTCAATTATTAAAATGAGTGTAATAAACAACGCGGATAATAATATTGCAACATATATTGGACTTGAAATTATTCCCAAAACAGAAAGTGAATATGGGAATGAAAGCGTACGTGTTAACAATGGAAACAAGTTGATAGAGATATTCAAGAAAGAATATGTTGCCTTTAAATTCTTCAAAGAACGGGGCGGGTTCACTATGCATTTTAATGATTGGTACTATAATTACTTTGAAGGGGATACTACATTATATGACTGGCTGACTAACACCAAACATGACACATTATATAAAGCAACTGTGACCGGCTCAATATTAACGTTTGGTATTCCAGGTGGTACGATAAAAGCATATGAATCAACAACGGTATATCTTGCAGTTGCATACGGAAGATCGCGGACTGAAGTTGAAGAAAATATTGCTAAAGCTGAATTAAGCTACCAGACAATTACAGAAGTAAAAAATGGAGAAGAGTTTGCTGATAGCTTTTCCTTGATGCAAAACTTTCCCAATCCATTCAACTCATCAACGAGGATTACATTTACTCTTATTGATAGAACATATATAAAGCTGAAGGTATTTAATTCCATAGGGCAGGAAATTGAAACACTTGTTAATGCAACATTAGACAAGGGCTTCCATACCGTAGAATTCAATGCAGAAAATCTCCCAAGCGGAGTATATTTTTACAGCATTCAAACAGAAGAAAATACTGCATTAAAGAAAATGATTTTACTGAGATAG
- a CDS encoding DUF4249 family protein, with product MIRKTSIALFLLVSTALILSCDDSINPKTEFRERYILYAVLRGDTSFQLAILSHSYDVYGLDPIINTEDPLVKDADIKIWTDTNVVKFKDSTISRTDTSRYKGLLSIYYLNNFKPGFGTKLTIKARLANGMLLQSETRVPEQIILDSLFKIPIEDLNYFKMSWQPVTDGNTFYMCRYKLYYKKNNGAYSYSQQQIEIPLFLNIVGDTVEPVYPAISKNNFIKFDLETLNWVMKKISDGDPQKSNFYIDRTVLEIYSMDKELSNYFTTTHGYLDQFSVRLDETDYSNIDGGLGIFGAYNKQTFSFFLKEDYIRSFSYNYE from the coding sequence ATGATAAGAAAAACATCGATTGCACTTTTTCTATTGGTATCAACCGCATTGATTTTATCATGCGACGATTCTATTAACCCGAAAACAGAATTTAGGGAAAGGTATATCCTTTACGCAGTTCTTCGGGGAGACACAAGTTTTCAATTGGCAATTCTATCGCACAGTTATGATGTATATGGATTAGACCCAATCATAAATACCGAAGATCCTTTAGTGAAAGATGCCGATATTAAAATATGGACAGATACCAACGTTGTGAAGTTTAAGGATAGCACTATTAGCAGGACAGATACAAGCAGGTATAAAGGATTGTTAAGTATTTATTATCTAAATAATTTTAAGCCGGGTTTTGGAACTAAATTAACAATTAAAGCACGTCTTGCAAATGGTATGCTGCTGCAATCAGAAACCAGGGTACCCGAACAAATTATACTTGATTCCCTCTTCAAAATTCCTATTGAGGATTTGAATTACTTTAAAATGTCCTGGCAGCCCGTTACCGATGGGAATACTTTTTATATGTGCCGCTATAAACTTTATTACAAGAAAAATAATGGAGCATATTCTTATTCGCAACAGCAAATTGAAATACCATTGTTCTTAAATATTGTTGGTGATACAGTTGAACCTGTATATCCTGCAATATCAAAAAATAACTTTATCAAATTTGATCTTGAAACTCTGAACTGGGTTATGAAAAAAATCTCGGATGGAGACCCTCAGAAAAGCAATTTCTATATCGACAGGACAGTATTAGAAATTTATTCAATGGATAAAGAGCTATCAAATTACTTTACTACGACACATGGTTACCTTGACCAGTTTTCAGTAAGACTTGATGAAACTGATTATTCCAATATTGATGGTGGGTTGGGAATATTTGGGGCTTACAATAAGCAGACCTTCAGCTTTTTTCTTAAAGAAGATTATATCCGTTCGTTCAGCTACAATTATGAATGA